The genomic DNA CGAAGCCCCCAACAGGAACGACGCCGACGTTTATCTCAAGGAGCTTCTTGGCGGGGATATTGTTCTCCTTCAGCCACTTGTCTAGGTAGTACTTGGCCGTCTGCGGGTTGTCAGAGTTGATTCCTATGCCGACGTTGGCCCTGTCCTCGTCCTTCGGGAAGACCCAGACGTAGCCCCTCGGCGCTATCTCATTGCCGAACCAGAGGTGAATCAGATCCGGGTCGTAGCCCTCGATGAGCATCTCGTACTCGTAGCTTGAGTCGAACTCATGTGGGGGAGCGTAGGTGTTTATGCCGGCTTTCCTGGCTATTTTGCTCTCGACACCATCAGCGGCGACTATGATGTCTGCGTAAATCTCCACCGGCTCGTCCTCGTGTTTGGCCTTTATTCCAGCCACTCTGCCGTCCTTCTTGATAACGTCAACCGCCTCTGTCCTGGCGAGGACGTCGGCGCCGGCCTTCGCCGCGTAGTAGGCAAGCATCTTGTCGAAGACTTTCCTTTCGAGAATAACGCCGCTGGCTTCCTTATAGCGGAGCTCAAGCTCGTACCCGCTGGGGGAGTAGAGCTTGGCACCGTAGATCTCGCGGTTGATGTAGCGCCTGTCGTAGGGTATGTCGTACTTTTTGAACACGGTCATGCTTATTCCTTCGGCACACTGTTTGGGCGTACCGATGGCGGGCTTCTTATCGATGAGCAGAACAGAGAACCCTGCTCTGGCAACGTTTCTCGCGACTATCGGGCCGGCTATCCCGGCTCCAACCACCACAACGTCGTATTTCATCTGGTTCACTCTCCCACCTCCAGGGGTTCACCGCTGAGAGCACCCACTGGACAGGCACTGATGCATATCCTGCAGGAGATGCACTTGTCCTGGAAGAACTCCCACCTTGAGGCGCTTACGTTTATTGCGAGCGTGGGACAGACTCCAGCACAGCCGCCGCAGAGATAGCACTTGTCCTCGTTAACCACGACCCTTATTTTCTCCGGCATATTAGACACCGCCAAGCTTTTGTTTCAGCTTTTCCTCGTCGATTTTGATGGCTCCGTCTTTTATTATTAACGGTATGAATTTGTCCAGTTCCTGGGCCTTCACGAGAACCTCCCTCTCCTTGAGGTTAAGCCTGTCGCTCAGGTCCTCGATGGTGGCCTCGCCGGCCAGCAGGAGGTAGTGCAGTATCGCCAGCTGGGTCATGTCACCTATCTCCTGGAGGTAGCGCTCCTTGAGCTCCTTCATGAGCCTGTCGCGTCTGCTTTCCACCGCCTGAAGTGCCTGGAGTATCTTTTCAAGCTCCGATGTCAGCTCAAGGAAGGAGTTGACCATCTGGAGAAGGCTCTCGTGCTCCAGGGGTATGTGCGTCAGGTCAATCTCTGTCTTCTCGAATGAGAATTCTCCAAGATCGAGCCCCCTGTACCAGAAGAGGTTCGGCGTCACCGTCGTGACGTAAGTCCTTGAGATGGCTATGTTGTAGTACTTCCTGGCGGGCCCTATGAAAGGTCCTTCCCTCTCGTAGGATTTCAGTATGCCCTCGCGCTCCATGATTTTAAGGTGCTTCGCCACCGCCGTTGAGGACACGCTAACCTTGCTGCTGAGGAAGCTGAAGTAGCACTCCGTACAGGTGAGGTGGCTGAGCAGATCGCGCCTCACCTTGTTCCCCAGTATGTAAAAGATGTCGGGTTCACTCATGACCTACACCACCCAAATCTGTGACGCAAAGCTTATATAGTGAACATTCAACCTTAGGTTGCAAACCGGAATTGAATCCCACGGAGAGATTGTAATCCAATCGTTATAAACCTTATGTGGAGGTGTTTGGAATGGGATTGATTAGCGACGCTGACAAGAAGGTCATCAGGGAGGAGTTCTTCTCCAAGATGACGAACCCGGTCAAGATCATCGGATTCATAGGAAAAGAGCACTGCCAGTACTGCGACCAGCTCAAACAGCTGGTCCAGGAGCTCAGTGAACTCAGCGACAAGCTCACCTTCGAGTTCCACGACTTCGACAGTGAGGAGGGCAGGAAGCTCGCCGAGCAGTACAGGATCGACCGCGCCCCGGCCGTCACCATAACCCAGGACGGCAAGGATATGGGCGTTAGGTTCTTCGGCCTTCCCGCCGGCCACGAGTTCGGGGCGTTCCTTGAGGATATAGTTGACGTCAGCAACGCCACCACCGACCTCATGCCCGACAGCAAGGAGGAGCTTGCGAACATAGACAGGGATGTGAGGATACTCG from Thermococcus sp. includes the following:
- a CDS encoding NAD(P)/FAD-dependent oxidoreductase — encoded protein: MKYDVVVVGAGIAGPIVARNVARAGFSVLLIDKKPAIGTPKQCAEGISMTVFKKYDIPYDRRYINREIYGAKLYSPSGYELELRYKEASGVILERKVFDKMLAYYAAKAGADVLARTEAVDVIKKDGRVAGIKAKHEDEPVEIYADIIVAADGVESKIARKAGINTYAPPHEFDSSYEYEMLIEGYDPDLIHLWFGNEIAPRGYVWVFPKDEDRANVGIGINSDNPQTAKYYLDKWLKENNIPAKKLLEINVGVVPVGGFVKELAKENVVVVGDAARQVNPMHGGGMAEAMEAGTIASKWIVKALEEENLALLQNYTKEWWETDGKRLEKVLKVRKVTEKLTDEDLDLFIQVLNSADAEKIASGDYVEVIKALLKHPKVILSPRRINLLRQLI
- a CDS encoding DUF362 domain-containing protein produces the protein MPEKIRVVVNEDKCYLCGGCAGVCPTLAINVSASRWEFFQDKCISCRICISACPVGALSGEPLEVGE
- a CDS encoding transcriptional regulator, giving the protein MSEPDIFYILGNKVRRDLLSHLTCTECYFSFLSSKVSVSSTAVAKHLKIMEREGILKSYEREGPFIGPARKYYNIAISRTYVTTVTPNLFWYRGLDLGEFSFEKTEIDLTHIPLEHESLLQMVNSFLELTSELEKILQALQAVESRRDRLMKELKERYLQEIGDMTQLAILHYLLLAGEATIEDLSDRLNLKEREVLVKAQELDKFIPLIIKDGAIKIDEEKLKQKLGGV
- a CDS encoding thioredoxin family protein codes for the protein MGLISDADKKVIREEFFSKMTNPVKIIGFIGKEHCQYCDQLKQLVQELSELSDKLTFEFHDFDSEEGRKLAEQYRIDRAPAVTITQDGKDMGVRFFGLPAGHEFGAFLEDIVDVSNATTDLMPDSKEELANIDRDVRILVFVTPTCPYCPLAVRMAHKFAIENAKAGKGKILGDMVEAIEYPEWADQYSVMAVPKIVIMVDGEAKVQFEGAYPEKMFMEKLLAALS